The Raphanus sativus cultivar WK10039 unplaced genomic scaffold, ASM80110v3 Scaffold4895, whole genome shotgun sequence sequence TGTAAACCCATCATACCACATAACGCACTTTGACCAGATACCATAATACCAATTACAATTAAACCCAAAACAACCATTTTATTCCTTAACCGTAACTCACGATTATAACAAGCAAGCAAAAGAAGGCCAACACTATGCCTAAACAACCTTAAAACCAGCAACAAGAAAACGCTCACAGAGCTTATTactaaaggaaaaaaattgcaAAACACCAACAACACACAGGACATCACTTCACTGCTCTCCACTGGATATAAAATCATGAAGAAGATCGGGTTTGAAGGGCCCTTATCCTCTTTCTTTCTTGTGACTTTTCCCTGCTTCTTTCCTACCTTACCCTGAACCTTTTTCCTTGGTGATAACACTGCCTGGACAAACAGTTTCTTCGAAGTTCCTACCGCCAGCGAGGTTGGCTTAAACAAAGCTTTGCGagttcctttcttcttctcctcttcccCGCCTGCTATGTTCTGAGCACCCGGTTCCATAACCCCATCATTGTCCACTTGTAAAGTATCCAACTCCTCCATCTCACCATCAGTT is a genomic window containing:
- the LOC130507598 gene encoding uncharacterized protein LOC130507598, whose amino-acid sequence is MEELDTLQVDNDGVMEPGAQNIAGGEEEKKKGTRKALFKPTSLAVGTSKKLFVQAVLSPRKKVQGKVGKKQGKVTRKKEDKGPSNPIFFMILYPVESSEVMSCVLLVFCNFFPLVISSVSVFLLLVLRLFRHSVGLLLLACYNRELRLRNKMVVLGLIVIGIMVSGQSALCGMMGLQWNLVQVCKRWVLWTKLASSKQGQRYVICFSQMKFYIGLGGEKNNFGKSERKISVLWCLEVLLSLYKRKMESLVADVRLVTMDTMEIKQLYQNVVFIFSAGNKEAVCVCWRFFISSLDMSSVQGWNWIILIWLRLLGSRIRDKGRSLPPQVLARWSLLYNIFYESTQLELSWHGK